Genomic window (Pyrus communis chromosome 13, drPyrComm1.1, whole genome shotgun sequence):
acttaaattacctttacttaaaagtataaataatataaaaatcaaataatatgttatatttgttgattttaaATGCCCTTAGTTGATCTTGTTTATCGATAACCTCTGGTGTTTTGCAAGCTTATAAGATGATGCTAGCGAATatatgaacaataaagtaaacacGCTGCGCATAAACACAAAGAATTTAGCGAGGTTTGGTGAACTTTGCTTACTCCTCGTGTGATCTCTCTTGAGACCTGCATTATAGAGAATAACAACCTGGTTACAATAGCATAGAGCTTCTCCAAGGGAAATCAAAATCCTAGGTGGAATGTCGTTAtgcatatttgacatcaaaatCTTTCCAACTGAAGTGTTATTTGTTGATTGGACTTAAAGGCTATGTGattaaaagtcaaatttgacatcaatataaaatttatttttaattaattttaatggtAGGTCCCTTATTACACTagcattttaattaataaaaattttgtttcaacatttttttaataattacaacatttaaagttctattttaataagaaaataacaTTTGACAATTTGATTGGAAAAgtacaaaatttgacataagacTTTAAATTGTCACATCAGCCATCAATTACAACTTGAGTGttataatttgacatttcctttgaAGATGGTCTTAATGTGCTAAACCCcaaaaccttgttttaaatctctctctctctttcttgggTGAAAGCACTCTTACGGAATTTGaaatcaattcttagtaaaaatgcaagctAATCGAAGAAAaatacttaaagtgcttcccaAACAAGCCCATAAAAATGTTGAGCTACAACACCAGATTTGAACATACCTAAGTTTGAAGAACCTCTTTGTGAGCTTTGAATGATAGGATAACATTCCATGTCAAAGATATAAAGTTAGCAGTAAGGACCTggaaacacaaaaacaaaaagagtattaagaaaaataaaacgagAGGATTCCCGAATGAAACTGGAAAATAAGTAGTTTACATAAAAGCCAGCTTTCGAAATGAAACTCATAAACATAACCCGATGAGGGTTCTAAATTCTAATCGCACACCTAATTCGTTTCAATCCAGTTCTACATTAGGTATCCCATCCATTTTCCTGTACACCGAATTTACTTTCGATCACAGCATTCCATCAATTTTCAGTCTTTTCCGGTCTAGCTTTTTATCTTTAAACAAGCTCAAGTATAATCCAGTTTATGCCCTCTCAGGTAGACTGGATCATTCCAGTCTAGGCTGAATGAAAATTACGTGAACAAgaagtggtatcagagctaggTTTGGCTGATATCCGTTTATAATGGAGGGTGCAACTGGCTTTAACTTATTGTGTATATCGCGTTTAAGAAtaggaaaacaaaacaacatcaaGAGGCAGAAAGAGAGTCCCTTCTGTGACACCAAGAAACCCGTGCGTTGAGACTCTTGGCTCCTTGCAGGGACTATTAAAGGTCGGGGGCAGTTAGGCATCTGCAGTCTGAAACTTTATCATATCCCAAATAATATCCCTAAGCATATTCTGTCTAGGAGCCATAAAATATGTATAACTTCTTTATACCGTTCTAACCTGGAATTGCTGTGGGACAAACCGAAAGTTAAGAAATTGGAAAGGTATCCACAGTTGCCAATTAGCTAGCACAGCAGAAAACCACTCCTACGCAAACAGATACTTCATATTAACAAATGTAGTTTGTATGCAAATTTACAAAAGTAAATACAATCATTCCATTAGGTTTCAAAGCACATAGATTCAATTCTTTTAACACCACCTGTTGAAGCTTGGGTACAACTTGTGAACTTTTTCCCTCCAGAGTCATCAATGTTGATAAGAAAACTCCAATGAATATAGGAGCAAAAAGAAACTGCAGCAACATTAACCCGAAAGTTACaatatgtatttaaaaaaataattatcacTTGTCATGAACTTTAATAAcctgaaatgaaaatttgaggTCACCTGATCAAGTACGAGACGCAGGAATGCACCTGATGCTCCAGGCATCGTTACCAGTTTGCTTAGATACAAATACCTAATGACAAAAGGTGGTGTAATGAAAACGTACAAGAGCAAAACATGAAAAGGAAGGAAATACAcatagaaacaaagaaaaattaccaTGAAATTAGATAGATTACTTATTTACAAATCCAAtgtaattttagattttttttccaGGGAACTTGATGGCGTGAAATGCCATATGATAAATTAAACTGTCTGCTGTACAGGAGGGACAGAACAGACATTAAAATTTTGTACCAAAAGGATGTACCCATACATTCATATCAGTTGACAGTTACTGTGCGTTTCTAAAGTTCGTATCCTATTCGTATCTGTTTTTAAATGATAACAACAATAATGAAAGCAGTACTATAATGATGATTCTAAACTTCAGGCTTACAGATGgaattttgaattgttaccAGAAATGCAACGTCGGACCTACTAACACCAGCCCCAACAGGGTAAACAAGAACGTTCTTTTCAGGTCCAGGTACGGAGCTTTATCAATGACAAGCTGGGGCAAAGAATCACATTAGCATTGTCATACTCTGAGAGAAAACAGCATGATCACATAAAGATAAGTGATAACTACCATTTTGCAAATGGTACAACCACTCAGTATAATAACTTACAAATTGTACATCATTGTGCGCACCAGAAACCACTCAAAGTTTCAACATTACAACATGTGAAAAACTTTATTCTTTTGAAAGGCGATTGAGCCAATACAATGCCATGGTCTTGAGGCAGTTACCTATTCAGCTTGATTTTAGAGATGATATACAACAAGAAAATTGAGCATCTCAAGTAACAAGTAACACCACTCTAACAGAATAATCTAGGATCACCAGTCCTAGTTCAAATAAACTTCAGTATGTTATTTCTAAATCAGAAAGATAACTGTGTAGCTTACTTGAGATCAAGGGTTCAAGATAAGTGGTTCTAGCAAGCACCAAATCAGATTTGCAAAGCTAATCCATTGTTGGAACAGAGATCATAGCATTAGTTTTGTCCCTTTCAAGTTTTATCTTCTTCGTTCTTTGTTCTTCCAATTTTCTTCTTTATAAATCACATCTAATTTGCCAACTCAGCCGTCCACCCCGATAAcagttttttgtttcttttttgtcaGAATCATAAGATGTCTAATAGTCCCCATTAACTCCTAGTTTGGTTCTAGACCCCTTCAGTAGACTAAAACAACATTTTTGAACTAAGAATGCTGAATACAAACTATCAGTATCAGATGAACGTGTCTTCTAGACACACGAAAGTGCTTTCTCCAAGCTGCCTCGTTATAAAATTTTCAATGACACATTATATCTATTTGGGGAAAGAAACATGAATCTTAAACCCCCTTTAACCCTTGTTTTCCCACTAAAGTATCCAGAACTACCTTGGGACCACACCACAACCCTAATCCCCATCCCCAAAATCCACAAACTCCTAGATTAAGATGACAACATTATACCAGTACAAATATACTTGAGTGACAACAAAAGATAAGGAAAATATATGCAATCTTGAACAAAAAATGCACACCAAGGATGTTGAAATGCAAGTTGAAGATAACGCAGAAaaacagagaaagaaagataaacCACTCAACAAATTTTGTTAACGGAAACTACAGGAACATTACCTGGCAGACTACATCCCCAGTAAGAGTTAAAAGGGCAGATGTCAGAGCTTTTGTTGCAACAGGATACTTTGCAAGAAGATCCAAATACCTGAAAATATACAAAATCCAAGCTGGTAATGCTGAACAGGAACATTATTTTCTGACTGATTAGCTGAGAAAAAAGTTCATAATTCTAATTCTATCCTCAGGATTGAACATAAGACCAAGTGTTAGTGTACATAAAATTTGATACATATGCAACCCAAGTCGAAGACTATGTAGGATATTGAGTAATGTACAAAGCCTGAGCATTTTAAACTGCAAACTTACCAAAATTCAACTACAGGCTCTAAGCTTTTTATCCCGCTAACCGTTAAACTTTCATCTTATATTTTATTctttgaaattggaattgtttCATTACAAATGTACAGAAGGTTCAATTCTTCGTTTTATACAGTCAAAAGTAATGTTGTAGCTATCATTAGAAAATACACATCAATGCAACAAAAGCTTGgacattgaaatttgaaaataaggTTACCACGAAAGCAATGACCAATTGTTTTCACCACGACCACCGCCTTCACTGTTTGCACCGCCGTCACCTCCGCCGCCATAGTTTCCATCACCAGAGCTGCCGCCTCCACCAGTTCCACCCGACCCACCATCGGAAACAACCGAGAGACGAAACCGGTCATAACCCAGTTGCCTAAAACCTATTTCAGAACGACCCAAGTCCTTAAGCCCGACTTCAATGCCGGAATTCAGGGCAAATGAGTGAGGCTGGCACATAGAAGATCTCCGAAAGCTCCTTATTTGAACTGGATTTGCTGCAATCCTAGACACAGTACAAGAATGCAAAGAGGGTCTACGAGAACAGCCAACGAACCGGTTTAGGAACGGGATTTTACGAGTGAGTGAGAGGGATGCAGGGTTTAGAGCCATTTCGTGCTATGAACTGAAGCGGCACTTGGAAATGTGACGTTTTGGGGTCGATAGGCATACAAAAGGGCTGCCTGTTCTCTCGTGTCACGTGTTACTAATTAACAACCGATTCACCAGTGTCAGACTACTTAGTACTGGTTGAGGTAATTGTGATGTCTATATAAGAACAAAACACCGTAAAAATAATCCTATTACATTTGTTACTTTAACGGTGTGAGTTTGATAAATATCGAGTTTTATATATCAACTCGCAAAGATGCCCACGTTCTGTTGCAGGTTTAAAACCATGATCACAATTTAACACACTTATTATCTCAAGTAATGGGACTAATTAATCTTTCCAACAATGATTATCAACTAAAATTGG
Coding sequences:
- the LOC137712956 gene encoding protein sym-1-like; amino-acid sequence: MALNPASLSLTRKIPFLNRFVGCSRRPSLHSCTVSRIAANPVQIRSFRRSSMCQPHSFALNSGIEVGLKDLGRSEIGFRQLGYDRFRLSVVSDGGSGGTGGGGSSGDGNYGGGGDGGANSEGGGRGENNWSLLSWYLDLLAKYPVATKALTSALLTLTGDVVCQLVIDKAPYLDLKRTFLFTLLGLVLVGPTLHFWYLYLSKLVTMPGASGAFLRLVLDQFLFAPIFIGVFLSTLMTLEGKSSQVVPKLQQEWFSAVLANWQLWIPFQFLNFRFVPQQFQVLTANFISLTWNVILSFKAHKEVLQT